In Bubalus kerabau isolate K-KA32 ecotype Philippines breed swamp buffalo chromosome 4, PCC_UOA_SB_1v2, whole genome shotgun sequence, one DNA window encodes the following:
- the KCNJ12 gene encoding ATP-sensitive inward rectifier potassium channel 12: MTASGRTNPYSIVSSEEDGLHLVTMSGANGFGNGKVHTRRRCRNRFVKKNGQCNIEFANMDEKSQRYLADMFTTCVDIRWRYMLLIFSLAFLASWLLFGVIFWVIAVAHGDLEPAEAHGRTPCVLQVHGFMAAFLFSIETQTTIGYGLRCVTEECPVAVFMVVAQSIVGCIIDSFMIGAIMAKMARPKKRAQTLLFSHNAVVALRDGKLCLMWRVGNLRKSHIVEAHVRAQLIKPRVTEEGEYIPLDQIDIDVGFDKGLDRIFLVSPITILHEIDEASPLFGISRQDLETDDFEIVVILEGMVEATAMTTQARSSYLANEILWGHRFEPVLFEEKNQYKIDYSHFHKTYEVPSTPRCSAKDLVENKFLLPSTNSFCYENELAFLSRDEEDEVDGEQDSLGPQARRDFDRPQAGTALEQRPYRRESEI, translated from the coding sequence ATGACTGCGTCCGGCCGCACAAACCCCTACAGCATCGTGTCTTCAGAGGAGGACGGGCTGCACCTGGTCACCATGTCGGGCGCCAATGGCTTCGGCAATGGCAAGGTGCACACGCGGCGCAGGTGCCGGAATCGCTTCGTCAAGAAGAACGGCCAGTGCAACATCGAGTTCGCCAACATGGATGAGAAGTCGCAGCGCTACCTGGCGGACATGTTCACCACGTGCGTGGACATCCGCTGGCGCTACATGCTGCTCATCTTCTCGCTGGCCTTCCTCGCCTCCTGGTTGCTGTTCGGGGTCATCTTCTGGGTCATTGCTGTGGCCCATGGGGACCTGGAGCCTGCCGAGGCCCACGGCCGCACGCCGTGCGTGCTGCAGGTGCATGGCTTCATGGCGGCCTTCCTCTTCTCCATTGAGACGCAGACCACCATTGGCTACGGGCTGCGCTGCGTGACCGAGGAGTGCCCGGTGGCGGTGTTCATGGTGGTGGCGCAGTCCATCGTGGGCTGCATCATCGACTCCTTCATGATTGGCGCCATCATGGCCAAGATGGCGCGGCCCAAGAAGCGTGCACAGACGCTGCTATTCAGCCACAATGCGGTGGTGGCGCTGCGTGATGGCAAGCTCTGCCTCATGTGGCGCGTGGGCAACCTACGCAAGAGCCATATTGTGGAGGCCCACGTGCGGGCCCAGCTCATCAAGCCCCGGGTCACGGAGGAGGGCGAGTACATCCCGCTGGACCAGATCGACATTGATGTCGGCTTTGACAAGGGCCTGGACCGCATCTTCCTGGTGTCTCCCATCACCATCCTGCACGAGATCGACGAGGCCAGCCCTCTGTTTGGCATCAGCCGGCAGGACCTGGAAACAGATGACTTCGAGATCGTTGTCATCTTGGAGGGCATGGTGGAGGCCACTGCCATGACCACGCAGGCCCGCAGCTCCTACCTGGCCAACGAGATCCTGTGGGGCCACCGCTTTGAGCCTGTCCTCTTTGAGGAGAAAAACCAGTACAAGATCGACTACTCGCATTTCCACAAGACGTACGAGGTGCCATCCACACCCCGCTGCAGTGCCAAGGACCTAGTGGAGAACAAGTTCCTGCTGCCAAGCACCAACTCCTTCTGCTACGAGAATGAGCTGGCCTTCCTGAGCCGCGACGAGGAGGACGAGGTGGACGGAGAGCAAGACAGCCTCGGCCCCCAGGCCAGGCGCGACTTTGACAGGCCGCAGGCCGGCACAGCCCTTGAGCAGCGGCCTTACAGACGGGAGTCTGAGATCTGA